Below is a genomic region from Bacteroidota bacterium.
AGTTCATGGAGTTCCGGGGTGCCGTACAGGTAGAGCCCGTTGGTGGACATGAGACATTGCATGGCCACGGTGGCACCCAGGCTCATTAAGCCCCGGGCAAGTTCCTGCATGGCAATGCAGTAAAGGGTGGTGTTCCCCCCGGACCCGGTAACTTCCCTCGGGTACCGGATACCGAACAGCCCCATGTTCCCGAGCTGTTTAAAGAGATGGTCTGGAAATTCCGCCCGTTCGTCATACTCTCTTGCAATGGGGATCACTTCCTTGTCCACAAATTCTTGCATGGTCTTTCGGACCATATCCTCGACATTGGACCGGATCAATACCCGGGTATCAGATTTTTTCATGACAGGCTCCCTTTCTGTGACAGCTGGGCAATCATCTCCGGCACAATCTCATGGACATCCCCCACAATTCCCCAGTTGGCCACATCAAAGATGGGCGCCTTGGGGTCTGTGTTAATGGCAATGATGTAGCGGGATCCCATCATGCCGGCCCGATGCTGGATGGCCCCTGAAATACCGCAGGCAATGTAGATTTCGGGCCGGACGGTCTTGCCCGTCTGTCCCACCTGGGAGCGCTGCTCCATGATTCCCTGTTCAACGATTAGGCGGGTACAGGCAAGTTCGCCGCCCAGAAGCTGTGCCAATTCCTTGAGCATCTCAAACCCTTCCCGGCCGTTGATGCCCCGGCCCCCTGCCACGATGACAGTGGCCTCGGTAATATCCGTGCCGGTTCGCCCCTCTTTCATTGTTTCTAAAATCCGGGTTTTAATATCTGTCTCATTTAAAGGGGGGCAGACCCGTATGATCTCGGCATTTACATTGTCAACCAATTGTTTTTCCATCACCCCGGGCCGGACCGTGGCCATCTGGGGGCGGGAATACCGGTTGGCAATGGTGGCCATGACATTGC
It encodes:
- a CDS encoding acyl-CoA dehydrogenase family protein — encoded protein: MIRSNVEDMVRKTMQEFVDKEVIPIAREYDERAEFPDHLFKQLGNMGLFGIRYPREVTGSGGNTTLYCIAMQELARGLMSLGATVAMQCLMSTNGLYLYGTPELHEL